The following proteins come from a genomic window of Candidatus Methylomirabilis sp.:
- the prfB gene encoding peptide chain release factor 2 (programmed frameshift), with translation MIAEYARTLDGLKDKLHTLRDYLDVAGKQARLAAIEELLHSQEFWADTSRAREIMKEQRPLKEIVDQVDYLERELEEVTILLGLLREEEDPQTLKELGSSLQRLEDQVTALELTAVMTGEYDSGNAILSINPGAGGTESQDWAQMLLRMYLRWAEAGGYKTEVIDLLPAEEAGIKSATVTVTGQYAYGRLKAEIGVHRLVRISPFDANHRRHTSFASVFIYPEIDETIDVAIDEKDLRIDTYRSSGAGGQHVNVTDSAVRITHLPTGIVVSCQNERSQHKNKAMAMKVLRARLYDHYRREQEKEMAKLEGEKKDIAWGSQIRSYVLAPYQLVKDHRTSLETGNVEKVLDGGIEPFIDAFLLKGRQVSGAAK, from the exons ATGATCGCAGAGTATGCGCGCACACTCGATGGTTTGAAGGACAAGCTGCACACCCTCCGGGACTATCTT GACGTCGCGGGGAAACAGGCGCGTCTGGCCGCGATTGAAGAGCTGCTTCACTCGCAGGAATTCTGGGCCGACACCTCCCGCGCTCGGGAGATCATGAAGGAGCAACGCCCACTCAAGGAGATTGTTGACCAGGTAGATTATCTCGAGCGTGAGCTCGAAGAGGTGACGATCTTGCTCGGTCTGTTGCGGGAGGAAGAGGACCCGCAGACCCTGAAGGAGCTGGGAAGCTCACTTCAGCGCCTAGAGGATCAGGTCACTGCGCTCGAGTTGACGGCTGTCATGACGGGAGAGTACGACTCGGGCAATGCGATCCTCTCCATCAATCCGGGCGCCGGCGGCACTGAGTCGCAGGATTGGGCACAAATGTTGTTGCGAATGTACCTGCGTTGGGCGGAAGCCGGCGGCTATAAGACCGAGGTCATTGACCTGCTCCCTGCGGAGGAGGCCGGGATCAAGAGCGCCACGGTGACGGTGACGGGCCAGTATGCCTATGGCCGCCTGAAAGCCGAGATTGGGGTCCACCGTCTGGTGCGCATCTCGCCGTTCGATGCCAACCACCGCCGTCACACCTCCTTTGCGTCGGTGTTCATCTACCCTGAGATCGATGAGACCATCGATGTGGCGATTGACGAGAAGGATCTTCGCATTGACACCTACCGCTCCAGCGGGGCAGGCGGGCAGCATGTGAACGTGACCGACTCTGCGGTGCGGATCACGCACCTGCCGACGGGCATTGTCGTGTCCTGTCAGAATGAGCGCTCGCAGCATAAAAATAAGGCCATGGCCATGAAGGTCCTGCGCGCCAGACTGTACGACCACTATCGTCGGGAGCAGGAGAAGGAAATGGCTAAGCTCGAAGGCGAAAAGAAGGACATTGCGTGGGGCAGCCAGATCCGTTCCTACGTCCTGGCCCCTTACCAGCTTGTGAAGGACCACCGGACCAGCCTGGAAACCGGCAATGTTGAGAAGGTCCTGGACGGAGGGATCGAGCCGTTCATCGATGCCTTTCTGCTGAAAGGGCGACAGGTGTCCGGTGCGGCGAAATGA
- a CDS encoding M23 family metallopeptidase, producing MAKKFYTVLILPDASSQIRRFHIAKPLLSALAVTAGLIFIAFLFLIYQAVGHTGHMLELRQLRTTANEQADLLQKFEHIENQMAKLREFDLRLRTAAGLEVKDAESSIVGVGGADTLSSSALMVAALAHQTSRTDPAAKIRTNNLGGELDRLSREMNDRNKSFQGLIGSLEAKRSLLASTPTIWPVKGWLTAGFGQRRSPFTGQRQMHEGVDIANTVGTPVIAPADGIVTYTGPLGGFGDVISVDHGHKISTFYAHLQQHKVSQGQRVRRGDVIGLVGATGRVTGPHLHYEIQVNEAPVDPTKYVIDPEAVKFLGNGESAE from the coding sequence ATGGCGAAGAAGTTTTACACGGTCCTTATCCTTCCCGATGCCAGCTCTCAGATCCGAAGGTTCCATATCGCCAAGCCCCTCTTGAGCGCGCTTGCCGTCACCGCTGGGCTCATTTTCATTGCCTTTCTCTTCCTCATCTATCAGGCGGTGGGCCATACCGGTCACATGCTGGAGCTCCGTCAGCTTCGAACAACAGCAAACGAACAGGCCGACCTGCTACAGAAGTTTGAACATATCGAGAATCAAATGGCCAAGCTCAGGGAGTTTGATCTCCGTTTGCGGACGGCTGCCGGTCTGGAGGTGAAGGATGCGGAGAGTTCGATTGTTGGCGTGGGCGGGGCGGATACCTTAAGTTCGAGTGCCTTGATGGTGGCGGCTCTTGCTCATCAGACCTCACGCACTGACCCTGCGGCCAAGATCAGGACGAACAATCTGGGCGGGGAACTCGACCGCTTAAGCCGCGAGATGAACGATCGCAATAAGAGCTTTCAGGGTCTGATCGGATCGCTCGAGGCGAAGCGGAGCCTCCTGGCCTCTACCCCGACGATCTGGCCGGTCAAGGGATGGCTCACGGCCGGGTTCGGGCAGCGCCGCTCTCCCTTTACCGGGCAGCGACAGATGCACGAAGGAGTCGATATCGCGAATACCGTTGGGACACCGGTCATCGCCCCTGCCGACGGGATCGTCACGTATACGGGTCCGCTCGGCGGTTTCGGCGACGTGATCTCAGTCGATCACGGCCACAAGATCTCTACCTTCTATGCCCACTTGCAGCAGCACAAGGTATCCCAGGGTCAGCGGGTGAGAAGAGGGGATGTGATCGGCCTTGTGGGAGCAACGGGCCGCGTGACCGGGCCCCATCTTCACTATGAGATCCAGGTGAACGAGGCGCCGGTTGATCCAACCAAGTATGTTATCGACCCGGAAGCGGTAAAATTTCTCGGGAATGGTGAATCGGCCGAGTAG
- the secA gene encoding preprotein translocase subunit SecA, translated as MFMKLVSKVVGTKNERELKRIKPMVAAINELEPTLKALSDDDLRDKTIEFKERIAQGASVDDLLVEAFAVVREAGRRVLAMRHFDVQLLGGIVLHEGKIAEMATGEGKTLVATLPVYLNALAGKGVHVVTVNDYLAKRDSQWMGGIYRFLGLSVGLIQHDMDDATRKRSYDADVTYGTNNEYGFDYLRDNMKFAAAEFVQRELHYAIVDEVDSILIDEARTPLIISGPAEESTEKYYQIDRIIPRLKQGATIVGGKMYEAEAQVSGDYMVDEKAKSVALTESGVAKVENLLGIKNLYDPAHMDFVHHVQQALRAHVLYKLDVDYVVKDGEVVIVDEFTGRLMPGRRWSDGLHQAVEAKERVKIERENQTLATITFQNYFRMYTKLAGMTGTADTEAAEFAQIYNLDVMVMPTNQPMVRTNYPDVIYKSGQEKYDAVVEEIAELHKTGRPVLVGTTSIEKNEKLSALLKRKGIPHQVLNAKQHEREAEIVAQAGRFKAVTIATNMAGRGTDILLGGNPKFLAAERLQRGEAPEEKVDPQERANTLTEVRQMQHYGLLDLSVNAEEYAAALTVVHKQTEAEHQQVVALGGMHIIGTERHEARRIDNQLRGRAGRQGDPGSSRFYLSLEDDLLRLFGSDRISSIMEKLGMEEGEPIEHGMVTRAIETAQKRVEAHNFEIRKHLIEYDDVMNTQRKIIYAERRKILDGEGLQDTLAEMRGEVIDELLSLYANEESYAEQWDLAGLTEAVKRQFDLEISWPPEEVAGLTVASLRDSIEERALEAYEEREAKLGPELMRYLERMIMLQVVDGQWKDHLLAMDHLKEGIGLRGYGQKDPLIEYKREGFAMFEAMVERLKQQTIEYLYRVQVAPAEALAFAEAGEAPSGGGGDGDHALRPPSGPQPKAAERSLRPVAAAAPIKVTGTKIGRNDPCPCGSGRKYKKCCGA; from the coding sequence ATGTTTATGAAGTTAGTATCTAAGGTCGTTGGAACAAAAAACGAGCGCGAACTCAAGCGAATCAAGCCGATGGTGGCTGCGATTAATGAGCTTGAGCCGACGCTGAAGGCGCTCTCGGATGATGATCTTCGCGACAAGACGATCGAGTTTAAGGAGCGGATCGCGCAGGGGGCAAGTGTCGACGATCTCCTCGTCGAGGCCTTCGCGGTCGTGCGGGAGGCCGGACGTCGCGTGCTCGCCATGCGCCACTTTGACGTCCAACTGCTTGGCGGCATCGTCCTGCACGAGGGCAAGATCGCTGAGATGGCGACCGGCGAAGGCAAAACCCTGGTGGCCACCCTCCCGGTCTATCTGAATGCCCTGGCGGGAAAGGGCGTCCACGTGGTGACCGTGAACGACTACCTGGCCAAGCGCGATAGCCAGTGGATGGGCGGCATCTACCGATTCCTCGGCCTCTCCGTGGGCCTGATCCAGCACGACATGGACGACGCGACCCGCAAACGGTCCTATGACGCCGATGTCACCTACGGGACCAACAACGAATACGGCTTTGATTACCTCCGAGATAACATGAAGTTTGCCGCCGCGGAGTTCGTGCAGCGAGAACTGCACTATGCCATTGTGGATGAGGTGGACTCAATCCTGATCGATGAGGCCAGAACGCCGCTCATCATCTCCGGGCCGGCGGAGGAATCGACCGAAAAGTACTATCAGATCGACCGAATCATCCCACGACTGAAGCAGGGGGCCACCATTGTGGGTGGCAAGATGTACGAGGCCGAGGCTCAGGTATCCGGGGATTATATGGTCGACGAAAAGGCGAAGTCGGTCGCCCTGACCGAGAGCGGTGTCGCCAAGGTGGAGAATCTGCTGGGGATCAAGAACCTCTACGACCCGGCCCATATGGACTTCGTCCACCACGTCCAGCAGGCGCTGAGGGCGCATGTCCTGTACAAGCTGGACGTCGACTATGTGGTCAAGGATGGTGAGGTGGTGATCGTCGATGAGTTCACCGGCCGCCTGATGCCCGGGAGACGTTGGAGCGACGGGCTCCATCAGGCGGTTGAGGCCAAAGAGCGGGTGAAGATCGAACGGGAGAACCAGACCCTGGCCACCATCACCTTCCAGAACTACTTCCGGATGTACACCAAGCTGGCGGGGATGACCGGGACGGCCGATACAGAGGCGGCTGAATTCGCCCAGATCTACAATCTCGACGTAATGGTGATGCCGACGAACCAGCCGATGGTCCGAACCAACTACCCGGATGTCATCTACAAGAGCGGACAGGAAAAATACGATGCCGTTGTGGAGGAGATCGCCGAGTTGCACAAGACCGGCCGGCCGGTCCTGGTCGGGACCACTTCGATTGAGAAGAACGAAAAGCTCTCGGCTCTCCTGAAACGAAAGGGGATCCCCCATCAGGTGCTGAACGCCAAGCAGCACGAGCGGGAGGCGGAGATCGTAGCTCAGGCCGGTCGCTTCAAGGCGGTTACTATCGCCACCAATATGGCCGGTCGAGGGACCGACATTCTTCTGGGTGGCAATCCGAAGTTCCTGGCGGCGGAGCGGCTCCAGCGAGGTGAGGCGCCGGAGGAGAAGGTTGATCCTCAGGAGCGTGCCAACACCCTGACTGAGGTCCGTCAGATGCAGCACTATGGCCTGCTGGATTTGTCGGTGAACGCCGAGGAGTATGCCGCGGCGCTGACCGTCGTTCACAAGCAGACCGAGGCCGAACACCAGCAGGTGGTCGCCCTGGGCGGCATGCACATCATCGGGACCGAGCGCCATGAGGCCCGACGGATCGATAATCAGCTCCGGGGGCGCGCCGGTCGTCAGGGCGACCCTGGCTCATCCCGCTTTTATCTGTCGCTGGAGGACGATCTCCTGCGCCTGTTCGGGTCCGACCGCATCAGCAGCATCATGGAGAAGCTGGGGATGGAGGAGGGGGAACCGATTGAGCACGGCATGGTCACCCGCGCGATCGAGACGGCTCAGAAGCGGGTAGAGGCCCACAACTTCGAGATCCGCAAGCATCTTATCGAGTACGACGATGTCATGAATACGCAGCGGAAGATCATCTACGCCGAACGCCGCAAGATCCTTGATGGAGAGGGCCTTCAGGATACCTTGGCGGAGATGCGGGGCGAGGTGATCGACGAACTGCTCTCGCTGTACGCCAATGAGGAGAGCTACGCCGAGCAGTGGGATCTGGCGGGCCTGACCGAGGCGGTGAAACGACAGTTCGACCTGGAGATCTCGTGGCCGCCGGAGGAAGTAGCCGGGCTCACCGTAGCGTCGCTGCGCGATAGCATCGAGGAACGAGCCCTCGAGGCCTACGAGGAGCGAGAGGCGAAGCTCGGCCCTGAGTTGATGCGGTACCTGGAGCGAATGATCATGTTGCAGGTGGTGGACGGGCAGTGGAAGGACCACCTCCTGGCCATGGATCATCTGAAGGAGGGAATCGGACTTCGGGGATATGGCCAGAAAGACCCGCTCATCGAGTACAAACGCGAAGGCTTCGCGATGTTCGAGGCGATGGTCGAGCGGCTCAAGCAGCAGACGATTGAGTACCTCTACAGGGTCCAGGTAGCGCCTGCCGAGGCCCTCGCATTTGCGGAGGCGGGGGAAGCGCCATCGGGCGGAGGCGGGGACGGCGACCATGCCCTTCGTCCTCCATCCGGACCGCAGCCGAAAGCTGCCGAGCGCTCTCTCCGCCCGGTCGCCGCGGCCGCTCCTATCAAGGTCACCGGCACGAAGATCGGGCGGAACGATCCCTGCCCCTGCGGCAGCGGCCGGAAATATAAGAAGTGCTGCGGCGCGTGA
- a CDS encoding thiolase domain-containing protein encodes MMRGVSVIGIGCTPFGKQNGVGITDLALQACREALRDAQVPTSLVQAFYLGNFVSEALVHQGSLAPIVAHRLGFGSIPCTKVEGACASSGIAFRHGVLLIASGLCDIVLAAGVEKMTSAETGAVTEALASAGDTESEMRLGLTFPGTFGIIMRRHMHQYGTTREQVAMVSIKNRSNGSANPKAHFQKPVALEEILESRLICDPLRLYDCTPISDGAAAAVLCAADLAAEFTDRPVDVIGSGHAMGPATLFEMADLTTFEASVSAAQQAYREAGLAPSDIDVAEVHDCFTIAEITAIEDLGFVKKGQGGPAVADGLTARDGKLPINPSGGLLSKGHPVGATGLAQIYEIVGQLRGEAINQVKDAQIGLAHNLGGTGAVSTVHILKRR; translated from the coding sequence ATGATGCGCGGGGTGTCGGTCATTGGCATCGGGTGCACGCCGTTCGGGAAACAGAACGGCGTCGGCATCACTGACCTGGCGCTGCAGGCATGTCGGGAGGCTCTTCGCGATGCGCAGGTCCCCACGAGTCTGGTGCAGGCGTTCTACCTCGGCAACTTCGTCTCAGAGGCTCTCGTCCATCAGGGGTCACTGGCCCCGATCGTCGCGCATCGGCTCGGCTTCGGGTCGATTCCCTGTACAAAGGTGGAAGGGGCGTGCGCCTCGTCCGGTATCGCCTTCCGTCATGGGGTGCTGCTGATCGCATCGGGTCTCTGCGATATCGTACTCGCCGCCGGTGTCGAGAAGATGACCTCGGCGGAGACAGGGGCGGTGACGGAGGCGCTGGCATCGGCCGGCGACACGGAGAGCGAGATGCGACTGGGTCTTACTTTCCCTGGGACCTTCGGGATCATCATGCGACGGCATATGCACCAGTACGGAACAACGCGCGAGCAGGTAGCGATGGTTTCGATCAAGAACCGATCCAACGGCAGCGCCAATCCCAAAGCCCATTTTCAAAAGCCCGTGGCCTTGGAGGAGATCCTGGAATCACGGTTGATCTGCGATCCGCTTCGACTGTACGACTGTACCCCGATCAGCGATGGCGCTGCGGCTGCCGTCCTCTGCGCGGCCGATCTGGCAGCCGAGTTCACCGATCGGCCGGTTGATGTCATCGGTTCCGGCCACGCCATGGGTCCCGCGACACTGTTCGAGATGGCGGACCTGACCACCTTCGAGGCCTCGGTGTCCGCCGCGCAGCAGGCCTACCGAGAGGCCGGTCTCGCCCCGAGCGATATCGATGTGGCGGAGGTGCACGATTGCTTCACCATCGCCGAGATCACGGCCATCGAAGACCTGGGATTCGTCAAGAAAGGGCAGGGGGGACCAGCTGTCGCCGATGGACTCACGGCGCGTGACGGAAAGCTCCCGATTAACCCGAGCGGCGGCCTGCTGAGCAAGGGCCACCCGGTGGGCGCCACAGGCCTCGCCCAGATCTATGAGATCGTCGGGCAACTCAGGGGTGAAGCCATCAACCAGGTAAAGGACGCCCAGATCGGCTTGGCTCACAACCTTGGTGGGACCGGAGCGGTCAGCACGGTCCACATCCTGAAGCGGCGATGA
- a CDS encoding OB-fold domain-containing protein yields MASFEAFACDACKGLFARPQSACRRCGAPTVLSVNLSGRGTLASFTTIRVAPTAFQGQEPYDIAVIDLDEGLRITARLTVPEGREAGIGDPAIFEEMRPYGPAFRLI; encoded by the coding sequence ATGGCCTCATTCGAGGCGTTTGCGTGTGACGCCTGCAAGGGCCTGTTTGCCCGGCCTCAAAGCGCCTGTCGGCGCTGCGGGGCGCCCACCGTTCTGTCGGTGAACCTGTCGGGTCGAGGGACGCTCGCTTCCTTCACAACGATTCGGGTGGCGCCGACTGCCTTCCAGGGGCAGGAGCCGTACGACATCGCGGTCATCGATCTGGATGAGGGGCTGCGGATCACAGCTCGTCTCACTGTCCCGGAGGGAAGAGAGGCGGGGATCGGTGATCCGGCGATCTTTGAAGAGATGCGTCCGTATGGGCCGGCCTTTCGACTGATCTGA
- a CDS encoding nitrilase-related carbon-nitrogen hydrolase yields the protein MLTMAGIQMGCGADPVANLERALKLSRVAVERGAKIICFAECFAWPWFPRQVDQSQFATAEPVPGPLSETIAAFARECQVVVVAPIFERGADAACYSTALVFDADGTLLGHYRKNHIPQLPNYQERSYFQPGNQGFPVFHTRYATIGIQISWDNFFPEGSRLLALHGADVIYAPMSASVVASAAKWERAVVGNAVYNGVFVFRVNRIEGEDGLPFYGKSLCVDPNGDFVVEPSGASEGVILAEIDLRWVKTVRDIWPFLQDRRPEIYAGLV from the coding sequence ATGCTGACGATGGCGGGGATCCAGATGGGGTGTGGAGCCGACCCTGTGGCGAATCTGGAAAGAGCGCTGAAGCTCAGCCGGGTCGCGGTCGAGCGGGGAGCAAAGATCATCTGCTTTGCGGAGTGCTTTGCCTGGCCCTGGTTTCCCCGTCAGGTCGATCAATCGCAGTTTGCCACCGCCGAGCCGGTCCCCGGACCGCTCAGCGAGACGATTGCCGCATTTGCGCGGGAATGCCAAGTCGTTGTCGTGGCGCCGATCTTCGAGCGCGGCGCCGATGCCGCCTGTTACAGTACGGCCCTTGTGTTTGACGCCGACGGGACCCTGCTGGGTCACTACCGGAAAAACCATATCCCGCAACTTCCGAACTATCAGGAACGGTCCTATTTCCAGCCTGGGAATCAGGGATTCCCCGTGTTCCATACCCGATACGCCACGATCGGCATCCAAATCTCGTGGGATAACTTCTTTCCCGAAGGGTCGCGCCTGCTCGCCCTTCATGGGGCCGACGTGATCTACGCGCCGATGTCCGCCTCGGTGGTCGCATCTGCTGCCAAGTGGGAGCGGGCGGTTGTCGGAAACGCGGTCTACAACGGGGTCTTTGTGTTTCGGGTCAATCGCATCGAGGGCGAGGACGGGTTGCCCTTCTACGGAAAGAGCTTGTGCGTTGATCCGAACGGCGACTTTGTCGTGGAACCGAGCGGCGCCAGCGAGGGCGTGATCCTGGCCGAAATCGACCTGAGATGGGTCAAGACGGTCAGGGACATCTGGCCCTTCCTCCAAGACCGTCGGCCGGAGATCTATGCCGGGTTGGTCTAG
- a CDS encoding DUF1015 domain-containing protein produces MALIAPFRGLRYNPDRVKDLSLVMAPPYDVISPEGQRAFHARHEQNVIRLILGEALAGDDEARNQYSRAGDYFRRWQTEHVLVRDATPAVYLYQQTFQSHGAGTLTRYGLIGLVRLEEFGSRTVFPHERTLGAAKADRLRLMQACHANLSSVFGVYPGRILELDRLVAAAEESRPTIDLTDWDGIRHRVWICQDREAIGRLQAECTSTPIFIADGHHRYETALHFRDLMRANEKGDPVQTQKRPYNYIMMTLVSAEDPGLVILPIHRLLRHLPGGSLDGYLPQLTRQFAVERLPVPRDPEAAASALLGRLRQTQDGTHCFGLYGGDERAYLLTLADERALEAKAEEDKPPVYRRLDVTIVHSLLIQGPWSRHGLGNLPDDAISYNHDAAEAIRLVQQEGWAAAILLNPTKITEVQAVAEAALRMPPKSTFFYPKLLTGLVIHPLMPDELVEI; encoded by the coding sequence ATGGCGTTGATCGCACCCTTCAGAGGATTACGGTACAATCCTGATCGCGTGAAAGATCTGAGCTTGGTCATGGCTCCGCCCTACGATGTCATATCGCCGGAAGGGCAGCGAGCCTTTCATGCCCGCCACGAGCAGAACGTCATTCGCCTGATTCTCGGTGAGGCGCTGGCTGGAGACGACGAGGCACGGAACCAATACAGTCGCGCGGGAGACTACTTCCGCCGATGGCAAACCGAGCATGTGCTGGTTCGTGACGCTACGCCCGCCGTGTACCTCTACCAGCAGACCTTTCAGTCTCATGGCGCCGGGACACTTACGCGATACGGTCTGATCGGACTGGTTCGTCTGGAGGAGTTCGGTAGTCGTACGGTCTTCCCTCATGAGCGAACCTTGGGGGCGGCCAAGGCGGACCGACTTCGCCTGATGCAGGCCTGTCATGCGAACTTGAGCTCTGTCTTCGGCGTCTATCCCGGTCGCATTCTCGAACTGGATCGGCTGGTGGCTGCCGCCGAGGAGTCCAGACCGACCATTGATCTCACTGACTGGGACGGCATCCGCCATCGGGTCTGGATCTGCCAGGATCGCGAGGCGATCGGGAGACTTCAGGCGGAGTGTACGTCAACACCGATCTTCATCGCAGATGGTCATCATCGATATGAGACAGCGCTCCACTTCCGAGATCTCATGCGGGCAAACGAAAAGGGCGACCCCGTTCAGACGCAGAAACGGCCGTACAACTACATCATGATGACGCTGGTCAGCGCCGAAGACCCCGGCCTGGTCATCCTTCCGATCCATCGGCTGCTCAGACATCTGCCTGGCGGTAGCCTGGATGGATATCTGCCCCAGCTTACCCGACAATTTGCCGTCGAGAGGCTGCCTGTCCCCCGCGACCCCGAGGCCGCCGCCTCGGCCCTGCTTGGCCGGCTTCGACAGACTCAGGATGGAACACACTGTTTCGGCCTGTACGGTGGAGACGAGCGCGCATACCTCCTGACGCTTGCCGATGAACGGGCCCTGGAGGCGAAGGCTGAGGAGGACAAGCCACCCGTCTACAGACGATTGGATGTCACCATCGTGCATTCGCTTCTGATCCAGGGGCCGTGGTCCAGGCATGGACTGGGTAATCTTCCGGACGATGCGATTAGTTATAACCATGATGCCGCAGAGGCCATCCGGCTGGTCCAGCAAGAGGGGTGGGCAGCGGCTATTTTGCTCAATCCAACCAAAATCACTGAGGTCCAGGCGGTGGCCGAAGCCGCCTTACGGATGCCGCCAAAGTCAACCTTTTTCTACCCCAAGCTCCTGACCGGCCTGGTGATCCATCCCCTCATGCCCGATGAGCTGGTCGAGATATAG
- a CDS encoding GDP-L-fucose synthase gives MIPGSLENDHPILITGGTGFLGSAVVKALTERGFTRLFIPQKAQYDLTRESEVVRLYRDTQPRVVIHLAAVVGGIGANQQNPGRFFYENLLMGAFVMEQARLSGVDKFVAIGTICAYPKFAPIPFMEEDLWGGYPEETNAPYGLAKKMLLVQAQAYRDQYGFNAIYLLPVNLYGPGDNFNPASSHVIPALIKKCCDAITADQREIVVWGTGKATREFLYVEDAAEGIVLATERYNKPAPVNLGAGFEISIYDLVHLIARLTGFHGTITWDTTKPDGQPRRCLDTSRAEREFGFKARMSLEEGLRQTIEWYQQTHRINHRRAQGVTPCISM, from the coding sequence ATGATCCCAGGATCCTTGGAAAACGATCATCCCATCCTCATTACTGGCGGGACAGGATTCCTCGGCTCTGCAGTGGTCAAGGCCTTGACGGAACGCGGCTTCACGAGGCTGTTCATCCCTCAAAAGGCCCAGTATGACTTGACTCGCGAGTCTGAGGTCGTTCGGCTCTACCGTGACACGCAACCTCGGGTGGTCATTCACCTGGCCGCCGTGGTCGGAGGTATCGGCGCCAATCAGCAAAATCCCGGCAGATTCTTCTACGAGAACCTGCTTATGGGCGCCTTTGTCATGGAGCAGGCCCGCCTATCCGGCGTCGACAAGTTCGTGGCAATAGGGACGATCTGCGCCTATCCGAAATTCGCTCCGATCCCCTTTATGGAAGAAGACCTCTGGGGCGGCTATCCAGAGGAGACCAACGCACCCTATGGGCTGGCTAAGAAGATGCTCCTGGTCCAGGCGCAGGCCTACCGGGATCAGTACGGATTCAACGCCATCTATCTGCTGCCGGTTAATCTGTACGGGCCAGGGGATAACTTCAATCCCGCCTCGTCGCATGTCATCCCGGCCCTCATTAAGAAGTGCTGTGACGCCATCACCGCCGATCAGCGAGAGATCGTTGTCTGGGGGACAGGGAAGGCCACACGGGAGTTCCTCTATGTCGAGGATGCCGCCGAAGGAATCGTCTTGGCCACCGAGCGATACAATAAGCCCGCCCCGGTGAATTTGGGGGCCGGCTTCGAGATCTCGATTTACGACCTGGTCCACCTTATCGCGAGACTGACCGGCTTTCACGGGACCATTACCTGGGACACCACCAAGCCGGACGGCCAGCCACGCCGCTGCCTGGACACTTCCAGGGCAGAACGGGAATTCGGGTTTAAGGCCAGAATGTCCCTTGAAGAGGGCCTGCGCCAGACCATCGAATGGTACCAGCAGACTCATCGCATAAACCACCGTCGCGCTCAAGGGGTAACACCTTGCATATCGATGTGA
- a CDS encoding glycosyltransferase family 2 protein gives MHIDVNPLPLVSIITPSFNQGRFIRDTIESVLSQGYPRLEYLVMDGGSTDETVEILRSYGDRLIWRSAPDGGQADAVNTGVRLAKGEIIGWLNSDDTYQPGAIKAAVDYLIAYPEAAVVYGDAHYIDEQNTVIGTYPTEDFDLDRLAQACLICQPTAFIRRSALEAVGLLDVALHYCMDYDLWIRLGRDFRIDRINGFLANSRRYLETKSFAHREPMFQEIYTVVRRSFGRVPPHWKVCRTYYRLVDLSWPLTRWALWPARRILPKGIHHWLRKEFPVLLGRISAGHVSPGDRR, from the coding sequence TTGCATATCGATGTGAACCCCCTGCCGCTGGTCTCGATCATCACCCCATCATTCAACCAGGGACGGTTCATTCGGGACACCATCGAGAGCGTCCTTTCGCAAGGCTATCCTCGACTGGAGTACCTGGTCATGGACGGCGGGTCAACCGATGAGACGGTCGAGATCCTTCGGAGTTACGGGGATCGGCTGATCTGGCGCTCGGCGCCGGATGGGGGCCAGGCGGATGCGGTGAATACAGGTGTTCGCCTCGCCAAGGGGGAGATCATCGGCTGGCTGAATTCCGACGACACCTATCAGCCAGGCGCGATCAAAGCTGCGGTTGACTATCTCATCGCGTACCCTGAGGCAGCCGTCGTGTACGGAGACGCCCACTATATCGACGAGCAGAATACAGTGATCGGGACCTACCCAACGGAGGATTTCGATCTGGATCGGCTGGCTCAGGCCTGTCTTATCTGCCAGCCGACCGCTTTTATCAGACGTTCGGCGCTTGAAGCGGTGGGTCTTTTGGATGTCGCGCTCCACTACTGCATGGATTATGATCTCTGGATCAGGTTGGGTCGTGACTTCCGCATCGACCGGATCAATGGGTTTCTCGCCAACAGCCGCCGCTATCTTGAGACTAAGTCGTTTGCGCACCGGGAGCCGATGTTTCAGGAGATCTACACAGTGGTACGGCGATCGTTTGGCCGCGTCCCACCACATTGGAAAGTCTGCCGCACCTATTACCGACTTGTCGATCTCTCGTGGCCACTGACCCGATGGGCGTTGTGGCCGGCACGACGCATCCTGCCCAAAGGGATCCATCACTGGCTACGAAAAGAGTTTCCCGTTCTCCTGGGTCGCATAAGCGCCGGCCATGTCAGCCCTGGAGACAGGCGATGA